A genomic window from Erythrobacter sp. BLCC-B19 includes:
- the hisD gene encoding histidinol dehydrogenase: MTVSMLSTLQPDFEAKFARIVDARRESDTDVAGQVASILQAVKGRGDAALVEYTQRFDGYTLVDDADWVITRERCEQAYNDLAPDLRDALELAAARIRAYHEAQLPANRDYTDSAGVRLGAIWRAVDAAGLYVPGGRAAYPSSLLMNAIPARVAGVERLVVVTPTPKGQSNPLVLAAAHIAGVDEIWRVGGAQAVGALAYGTQRIKPVDVITGPGNAWVAEAKRQLYGVVGIDMVAGPSEILVIADGKNDPDWIAADLLSQAEHDPTSQSILITDDAGFARQVEDCIDLQIMQLATAKTARASWDAHGVMIVVNDLLAEAPALANRLAAEHVEIAVDDPEPYLAAIRHAGSIFLGRMTPEAVGDYVAGPNHVLPTGRRARFSSGLSVLDFMKRTSFLGLDATSFAAIGPAAATLAHAEGLPAHAKSVELRIK, encoded by the coding sequence ATGACCGTATCAATGCTCTCCACCCTGCAACCCGATTTCGAGGCCAAGTTCGCCCGGATCGTCGATGCGCGGCGTGAATCCGATACCGATGTGGCGGGTCAGGTTGCGAGCATCCTTCAGGCCGTCAAAGGGCGCGGCGATGCGGCGCTGGTCGAATACACCCAGCGCTTCGATGGCTATACGCTGGTCGACGATGCCGACTGGGTGATCACCCGCGAACGATGCGAGCAGGCCTATAACGACCTCGCCCCCGATCTGCGCGACGCGCTGGAACTCGCCGCCGCGCGCATCCGCGCCTATCACGAGGCGCAGCTTCCGGCGAACCGCGACTACACCGACAGCGCGGGCGTGCGCCTGGGCGCGATCTGGCGGGCGGTGGACGCGGCGGGGCTCTATGTCCCCGGCGGGCGCGCGGCCTATCCCTCCTCGCTCTTGATGAACGCCATTCCGGCGCGTGTGGCCGGGGTCGAGCGGCTGGTGGTCGTCACCCCGACACCCAAGGGCCAGTCGAACCCGCTGGTTCTCGCCGCCGCGCACATCGCAGGCGTGGACGAGATCTGGCGCGTCGGCGGCGCGCAGGCGGTCGGCGCGCTCGCCTATGGCACCCAGCGGATCAAGCCCGTGGACGTCATCACCGGCCCCGGCAACGCCTGGGTGGCCGAGGCCAAGCGCCAGCTTTACGGCGTGGTGGGTATCGACATGGTCGCCGGGCCTTCGGAAATCCTCGTGATCGCCGATGGCAAGAACGATCCCGACTGGATCGCGGCAGACCTGCTTAGCCAAGCCGAGCATGATCCGACCTCGCAATCGATCCTCATCACCGACGATGCCGGTTTCGCGCGGCAGGTGGAGGACTGCATCGACCTCCAGATCATGCAGCTTGCGACCGCCAAGACCGCGCGGGCATCGTGGGACGCGCACGGGGTGATGATCGTGGTCAACGATCTGCTGGCCGAAGCGCCCGCGCTCGCCAACCGCCTCGCCGCCGAGCACGTCGAGATCGCGGTCGATGATCCGGAACCCTACCTTGCAGCGATCCGCCACGCGGGCAGCATCTTCCTTGGTCGCATGACCCCCGAAGCCGTGGGCGATTATGTCGCCGGGCCGAACCACGTTCTGCCCACCGGTCGCCGCGCGCGCTTTTCGAGCGGGTTGTCGGTGCTCGATTTCATGAAGCGCACCAGTTTTCTCGGGCTTGATGCGACCTCCTTCGCCGCCATCGGCCCTGCCGCTGCCACCCTCGCCCATGCCGAGGGGCTGCCGGCTCACGCCAAATCTGTCGAATTGAGAATCAAATGA
- the hisG gene encoding ATP phosphoribosyltransferase: protein MTSIGLPDNIGQLTFAVPKGRILDEALPVMARAGVEPDADFHNPKSRALAFACTRPDMRMIRVRAFDVATFVAHGAAQVGIVGSDVIEEFDYADLYAPVDLGIGLCRLSVARMANDAHAAGSVSHLRVATKYPNLTRRHFEAAGVQAECVKLNGAMELAPSLGLARQIVDLVSTGTTLRENGLVESAVILEISARLIVNRTALKTDPRVAALVDAFRREAEVRCNSAVAAA, encoded by the coding sequence ATGACCAGCATTGGCCTTCCCGACAATATCGGACAGCTCACCTTCGCTGTCCCCAAGGGGCGCATCCTCGATGAAGCGCTGCCGGTGATGGCGCGCGCCGGGGTCGAGCCTGACGCGGACTTCCACAATCCCAAGAGCCGTGCGCTCGCCTTTGCCTGCACCCGCCCCGATATGCGGATGATCCGCGTGCGGGCCTTCGATGTCGCGACCTTTGTCGCGCATGGGGCCGCGCAGGTGGGGATCGTCGGTTCGGACGTGATCGAGGAATTCGACTACGCCGATCTCTACGCCCCGGTCGATCTCGGGATCGGGCTGTGCCGCCTGTCGGTCGCGCGCATGGCGAATGACGCTCACGCGGCGGGCAGTGTCAGCCACCTGCGGGTCGCGACCAAATACCCCAACCTTACCCGCCGCCATTTCGAGGCGGCCGGCGTGCAGGCCGAATGCGTCAAGCTGAACGGGGCGATGGAATTGGCGCCGTCACTCGGCCTTGCGCGCCAGATCGTCGATCTCGTCTCGACCGGCACCACGCTGCGCGAGAACGGCCTCGTCGAAAGCGCGGTGATCCTTGAGATTTCCGCGCGTCTGATCGTCAACCGCACCGCTCTGAAGACCGACCCCCGGGTCGCAGCGCTGGTCGATGCCTTCCGCCGCGAGGCCGAGGTGCGGTGCAACAGCGCAGTTGCTGCCGCATGA
- a CDS encoding DUF2332 domain-containing protein, with amino-acid sequence MAASGAGIMGLEDFTAALDWQARHAEENGAPATARVIRALAGVRASDTATGRRIANWPGLTLKDAMPLRIAGGFHHLVLTGADERLGAVYRGEVTDQAAVDALVLHLAHRFDARLLPWLDGPPQTNEAGRSASIMAGLVWLAQRVRLPRFSLFELGASAGVNTMLDRYFFRLGTTEVGPAASPMQIVPDWRGASPPPPPEGFAITEVKGCDIAPINLADPEAALRLKAYVWPDAAERMARIDAAIALAGQQPPDLVAADAGDFAAAMLARPAEASTARVMFHSIMWQYLPAATQARITAAFEDAGAAASPDTPLGWIALETDPATFRHELRVRLWDGAGHQGEEHLLSHAHPHGAWVEWLAG; translated from the coding sequence ATGGCAGCAAGCGGCGCGGGAATCATGGGCCTTGAAGACTTTACCGCCGCGCTCGATTGGCAGGCCCGCCATGCCGAGGAGAACGGCGCACCAGCCACGGCGCGGGTGATCCGGGCGCTGGCAGGCGTGCGGGCGAGCGATACGGCCACCGGGCGCCGGATCGCGAACTGGCCGGGCCTGACGCTCAAGGACGCGATGCCGCTGCGGATCGCGGGCGGGTTTCATCACCTTGTGCTGACTGGGGCGGACGAGCGACTGGGCGCGGTCTATCGCGGCGAGGTGACCGATCAGGCGGCGGTCGATGCCTTGGTGCTTCATCTCGCGCACCGCTTCGATGCGCGGCTGCTGCCGTGGCTCGATGGCCCGCCGCAAACCAACGAGGCGGGCCGTTCTGCCAGCATCATGGCGGGGCTGGTGTGGCTCGCGCAGCGGGTGCGCCTCCCCCGGTTCAGCCTGTTCGAGCTGGGGGCAAGCGCCGGGGTCAACACCATGTTGGACCGCTATTTCTTCCGGCTCGGCACGACCGAAGTCGGCCCAGCGGCCTCGCCCATGCAGATCGTGCCCGACTGGCGGGGTGCCTCACCCCCACCGCCGCCCGAGGGTTTCGCCATTACCGAGGTCAAGGGCTGCGACATCGCCCCGATCAACCTCGCCGATCCCGAGGCGGCGCTGCGCCTCAAGGCCTATGTCTGGCCCGATGCCGCCGAGCGCATGGCGCGGATCGACGCGGCGATTGCCTTGGCGGGCCAGCAGCCGCCCGATCTGGTCGCGGCTGACGCAGGCGATTTCGCCGCTGCCATGCTCGCCCGCCCGGCGGAGGCAAGCACGGCGCGGGTGATGTTCCATTCGATCATGTGGCAATACCTGCCCGCCGCCACGCAAGCCCGCATCACCGCCGCCTTCGAAGACGCCGGTGCGGCGGCAAGCCCTGACACCCCGCTCGGCTGGATCGCGCTCGAGACCGACCCCGCCACCTTCCGTCACGAGTTGCGCGTGCGCCTGTGGGACGGTGCAGGGCATCAGGGCGAGGAGCACCTGCTGTCCCACGCCCACCCCCACGGCGCATGGGTCGAGTGGCTGGCGGGTTAG
- a CDS encoding alpha/beta fold hydrolase, with product MSFDLKRVQLPNGISLNIVDEGPVDAPVLIFLHGFPESHRTWRHQIRHFSNRFRCIAPDQRGYRGSSKPQNVDAYTPDKLIGDVFLLAGALGIAHFTIVGHDWGGAIAWGVALGGQHARVTRAVIANAPHPVTFQKLLYTHPGQREASQYIRGFRDPANDALVKEHGLTGLLLKEVKWDRPSAMEPEERNALLLDWQNRDAAFGMLNYYRASPIDVPPMDAPFEIPAGWTPPALPKLTIPTLVIWALDDLALPPENLDGLEEIIDPLTIVRVPDCGHFVPWEAPQAVNAALEAFLAD from the coding sequence ATGAGCTTTGATCTGAAGCGGGTGCAACTACCCAACGGCATCTCCCTCAACATCGTCGATGAAGGCCCGGTCGATGCGCCGGTGCTGATCTTCCTCCACGGCTTTCCGGAGAGCCACCGCACCTGGCGGCACCAGATCCGGCATTTCAGCAACAGGTTCCGCTGCATCGCGCCCGACCAGCGCGGCTATCGCGGATCGTCCAAGCCGCAGAACGTTGACGCCTACACCCCCGACAAGCTGATCGGTGATGTGTTCCTGCTGGCGGGCGCCTTGGGAATCGCGCACTTCACCATCGTCGGGCACGACTGGGGCGGCGCGATTGCCTGGGGCGTGGCCTTGGGCGGCCAGCACGCCCGCGTCACCCGTGCGGTGATCGCCAATGCGCCGCACCCGGTGACCTTCCAGAAGCTGCTCTACACCCACCCCGGCCAGCGCGAGGCGAGTCAGTATATCCGCGGTTTCCGCGATCCGGCCAATGATGCGCTGGTGAAGGAGCATGGCCTCACCGGCCTGCTGCTGAAGGAGGTCAAATGGGACCGCCCCAGCGCGATGGAGCCTGAGGAGCGCAACGCGCTGCTGCTCGACTGGCAGAACCGCGATGCCGCCTTCGGGATGCTCAACTACTACCGCGCCAGCCCGATCGATGTGCCGCCGATGGATGCGCCTTTCGAAATTCCTGCGGGCTGGACACCCCCTGCCCTGCCGAAGCTGACCATCCCGACGCTGGTGATCTGGGCGCTGGACGATCTCGCCCTGCCGCCAGAAAACCTCGACGGGCTGGAGGAGATCATCGACCCGCTCACCATCGTGCGCGTGCCCGATTGCGGGCACTTCGTCCCGTGGGAGGCTCCGCAAGCGGTCAACGCGGCGCTGGAGGCGTTTCTGGCGGACTAA
- a CDS encoding SDR family NAD(P)-dependent oxidoreductase — protein sequence MEFAGKVAWITGASSGIGAALARELAARGSHVVLSGRDAARLEEVAADCGAKGQESLILTFDVRDEAALADATAKAIAWKGAVDIAFANAGISQRSRALKTSMQVYRDIIEVDLLAQIAFTQGLIGHMAERGSGALGFISSIAGKVGVPMRTAYSAAKFGLAGYADALRAELSINGVTVHTIYPGSVATNVSRNALNADGTQRGRSDKAIDEGIPADVAARQMLDEIAKGTREIIVAEGGELAMGEARRTPEALFDQVAGMVAKGYMDKLEQQ from the coding sequence ATGGAATTTGCAGGCAAGGTGGCTTGGATCACCGGGGCATCCTCCGGCATTGGCGCAGCGCTGGCGCGGGAATTGGCGGCGCGCGGTAGCCATGTGGTGCTATCGGGCCGGGATGCCGCGCGGCTGGAAGAGGTGGCGGCGGATTGCGGTGCCAAGGGACAAGAAAGCCTGATCCTCACCTTCGATGTGCGCGACGAGGCCGCGCTGGCTGATGCCACTGCCAAGGCGATCGCGTGGAAGGGCGCCGTCGACATCGCCTTCGCCAATGCCGGGATTTCCCAGCGCAGCCGCGCGCTGAAAACGTCGATGCAGGTCTATCGCGACATCATCGAAGTCGATCTCCTTGCCCAGATCGCCTTCACCCAAGGGCTGATCGGCCACATGGCAGAACGCGGGTCGGGCGCGCTCGGGTTCATCTCCTCGATCGCGGGCAAGGTCGGGGTGCCGATGCGCACGGCTTACAGCGCCGCCAAGTTCGGCCTCGCCGGCTATGCCGATGCGCTGCGAGCCGAGCTGTCGATCAACGGCGTCACCGTCCACACCATCTACCCCGGATCGGTCGCGACCAATGTCTCGCGCAATGCGCTGAACGCCGACGGAACCCAGCGCGGGCGCAGCGACAAGGCGATCGACGAGGGCATTCCTGCCGATGTCGCCGCGCGCCAGATGCTCGACGAAATCGCCAAGGGCACGCGCGAGATCATCGTCGCGGAAGGGGGCGAACTCGCGATGGGCGAGGCCCGCCGCACGCCCGAGGCGCTGTTCGATCAGGTCGCAGGCATGGTCGCCAAGGGCTACATGGACAAGCTGGAGCAGCAGTAA
- a CDS encoding NUDIX hydrolase, which translates to MTLNPNLRLRRAARLIVLDPAGRALMFRYDVPGRDPFWVTAGGEVDPGESFEDAARRELFEETGIAADPGEQIAQMTPEFITVEGELVQADERFFLVRVAEARVDTAGHTELEQRLMTQHRWFTLAELESWHEAVFPVNLADMIRSQIAT; encoded by the coding sequence ATGACCCTCAACCCCAACCTGCGCCTGCGCCGTGCGGCGCGGCTGATCGTGCTCGATCCGGCGGGCCGCGCGCTGATGTTCCGCTATGATGTTCCGGGGCGCGATCCGTTCTGGGTGACGGCGGGGGGTGAGGTCGATCCGGGCGAAAGCTTCGAGGATGCCGCGCGGCGCGAGCTCTTCGAGGAAACCGGCATAGCGGCCGACCCGGGCGAGCAGATCGCGCAGATGACGCCCGAATTCATCACCGTCGAAGGCGAGCTGGTGCAGGCCGATGAACGCTTCTTCCTTGTCCGGGTCGCCGAGGCCCGGGTCGATACCGCAGGCCATACCGAACTCGAACAGCGCCTGATGACGCAGCACCGCTGGTTCACCCTCGCCGAGCTGGAAAGCTGGCATGAAGCCGTGTTCCCGGTGAACCTCGCCGACATGATAAGGTCGCAAATCGCAACCTGA
- a CDS encoding BolA family protein — protein MSVAEEMHALLTEAFAPTRLAIINDSAKHSGHMGDDGSGESHFTVEIEAAAFTPMNRLARQRAVIAALGDIVGQRVHAVAIKASVPAE, from the coding sequence ATGAGTGTCGCCGAGGAAATGCACGCCCTGTTGACCGAGGCTTTCGCCCCCACCCGCCTCGCCATCATCAACGACAGCGCGAAACATTCGGGCCACATGGGCGATGATGGATCGGGCGAATCGCATTTCACCGTCGAGATCGAGGCGGCGGCCTTCACCCCGATGAACCGCCTCGCCCGCCAGCGCGCGGTGATCGCAGCGCTGGGCGACATTGTCGGTCAGCGCGTCCACGCGGTGGCGATCAAGGCGAGCGTGCCTGCCGAATGA
- a CDS encoding J domain-containing protein, producing the protein MPSPRFHGRVESTGRKCEAPGCREPGEFRAPGRRPHGFDGPGEWRWFCLQHVREFNAGYDWFEGMSAEEILRAQSPIAGWQTESRVFRPTAGIADGPRWADYADPLDAISARARGIKSHAERAARTAMSGRFSKEEALALETMGLGSDTDRSRLRRRYSELVRRYHPDRNGGDRQHEAKLTEVVDAYQLLRKSAALA; encoded by the coding sequence ATGCCTTCACCACGATTCCACGGCCGCGTCGAGAGCACAGGGCGCAAATGCGAAGCCCCCGGCTGCCGCGAGCCAGGCGAGTTCCGCGCGCCCGGACGGCGGCCCCACGGGTTTGACGGACCGGGCGAATGGCGCTGGTTCTGCTTGCAGCACGTGCGCGAATTCAACGCGGGCTACGACTGGTTCGAGGGCATGAGCGCCGAGGAAATCCTCCGCGCGCAATCGCCGATTGCCGGCTGGCAGACCGAAAGCCGGGTGTTCCGCCCCACGGCAGGGATCGCCGACGGGCCGCGCTGGGCCGATTACGCCGACCCGCTCGACGCGATCAGCGCCCGCGCGCGGGGCATCAAGTCCCATGCCGAACGCGCGGCGCGCACTGCGATGTCAGGACGCTTTTCCAAGGAGGAAGCGCTGGCGCTGGAGACCATGGGCCTCGGCTCCGACACCGATCGCTCGCGGCTGAGACGGCGCTATTCCGAACTGGTGCGTCGCTACCACCCCGACCGCAACGGCGGCGACCGGCAGCACGAGGCGAAGCTCACCGAAGTGGTCGATGCCTATCAGCTGCTCCGGAAAAGCGCGGCCCTGGCCTGA
- the aac(6') gene encoding aminoglycoside 6'-N-acetyltransferase, producing the protein MKVRPATADDVPQWAAMRAQLWPDDDAAAHSEDIAETFLSGDPDQVAFVAEGANGALLGFVEASIRRDYVDGCDTSPVAFGEGAFIRPEVRGSGVGRALVEAVAEWGRAKGCTELASNALLENTASHAFHEAVGFEETERVVFFRRML; encoded by the coding sequence ATGAAGGTGCGTCCCGCCACGGCCGACGACGTGCCGCAATGGGCCGCGATGCGCGCGCAGCTCTGGCCTGACGATGATGCGGCGGCCCACTCCGAGGACATCGCCGAGACCTTCCTTTCCGGCGATCCCGATCAGGTCGCCTTTGTGGCCGAAGGCGCGAACGGCGCGCTGCTCGGCTTTGTCGAGGCGAGCATCAGGCGCGACTATGTCGACGGGTGCGACACCTCACCGGTTGCTTTCGGCGAAGGCGCGTTCATCCGGCCCGAGGTGCGCGGCTCCGGTGTGGGCCGCGCGCTGGTTGAGGCCGTGGCCGAATGGGGTCGTGCGAAAGGCTGCACCGAACTGGCCTCGAACGCGCTGCTGGAGAACACCGCCAGCCATGCCTTCCACGAGGCGGTGGGCTTCGAGGAGACCGAGCGGGTGGTGTTCTTCCGCCGGATGCTGTGA